The Arachis hypogaea cultivar Tifrunner chromosome 19, arahy.Tifrunner.gnm2.J5K5, whole genome shotgun sequence genome has a window encoding:
- the LOC112777879 gene encoding uncharacterized protein — protein MDDNGVPQPNQAELMAQLAELQAEVKRLAELSTQNSKPEENNSKGPTQGRADLVGVNPPKEKLTLDNPFSEEITNYQMPKHFTLPSSLEPYKGIGDPRAHLKKFQSMMFFNGPNNDPVLCRAFPTYLDGAALLWFSKLSAGSIASFEELARSFIDYFAAARIYVHGSDYLSTIRQGPQESLKDYMTRFTDATMEIPDLNPAVHLHALKAGLRPRKFREIIAVTKPKTLDEFQERAAGQMEIEELREADKTERRPRKEDDRSSRSANAKDLGRSFKLTPKFDNYTKFNTRREKIIKEILNAKIIKPPTRAGSYQDQRFVDKSKHCAFHQKYGHTTNECVIAKDLLERLARQGLLDKYIEGRKHRKSNKEERQQTSANKDTNKWSNNSPPKGVINCISGGFAGGGETISARKRSYRAMLAIEETTLPSNKNTSDLEITFNQTDICSTAPNSDDPVVISIQTGDLLVRKVLLDPGSSADVLFQSTFLKMNLSEKLIQPSSGELVGFSGERVPVKGYIWLRTTMGNNPL, from the coding sequence ATGGATGACAATGGAGTTCCTCAGCCCAATCAAGCCGAACTCATGGCCCAGCTGGCCGAACTACAGGCAGAAGTCAAGAGATTAGCTGAGCTATCCACACAAAACAGCAAGCCAGAGGAAAACAACTCCAAAGGTCCAACCCAAGGTCGAGCCGATCTAGTGGGTGTCAACCCCCCCAAGGAAAAGCTGACCTTGGACAATCCGTTCTCTGAGGAGATAACAAACTACCAAATGCCAAAACATTTCACTCTCCCTTCTTCTCTTGAGCCGTACAAGGGGATTGGTGACCCCCGGGCTCACCTAAAGAAATTTcaatctatgatgttttttaacggACCTAACAATGATCCTGTGCTTTGCAGAGCTTTCCCTACTTACCTTGATGGGGCTGCCCTGTTGTGGTTTTCGAAATTGTCTGCAGGATCAATTGCCTCCTTCGAAGAATTAGCTAGGTCATTCATCGACTATTTCGCGGCAGCTCGGATTTACGTGCATGGATCGGACTATCTCAGCACCATTCGCCAGGGCCCACAAGAAAGTTTAAAGGACTACATGACCAGGTTCACAGACGCCACCATGGAAATACCTGACCTGAACCCAGCCGTCCACCTACATGCCCTCAAAGCTGGTCTCAGGCCCAGAAAGTTCAGAGAAATCATCGCAGTGACCAAGCCAAAAACACTGGACGAGTTTCAGGAAAGAGCAGCGGGACAAATGGAAATCGAAGAGCTCCGAGAAGCCGACAAAACAGAAAGGAGGCCGAGGAAAGAGGATGACAGATCTTCCAGATCGGCAAATGCTAAAGACCTCGGTAGATCATTCAAGCTCACTCCGAAATTCGACAACTATACCAAATTCAACACAAGGAGGGAAAAGATAATCAAAGAAATACTCAATGCCAAGATTATAAAACCACCAACCAgagcaggaagctaccaagaccAAAGATTCGTTGATAAAAGCAAACATTGTGCCTTCCACCAAAAATATGGCCATACAACCAACGAATGTGTGATAGCCAAAGATCTCCTTGAGAGATTGGCACGGCAGGGCCTCCTGGACAAGTACATTGAGGGCAGAAAACACAGGAAAAGCAATAAGGAAGAACGTCAACAAACCTCGGCCAATAAAGACACCAACAAGTGGTCGAACAACAGCCCACCCAAAGGCGTCATAAACTGCATAtctggaggattcgcaggagggggCGAAACGATCTCAGCAAGGAAACGAAGCTACCGTGCAATGTTAGCAATCGAAGAAACAACACTGCCAAGCAACAAAAACACATCTGACCTAGAAATCACGTTCAACCAAACTGACATATGCTCGACCGCTCCAAACTCGGACGACCCGGTGGTAATATCCATCCAAACCGGCGACCTTCTGGTAAGAAAAGTCCTGTTGGACCCAGGTAGTAGTGCAGATGTCCTCTTTCAGTCTACCTTCTTAAAAATGAATCTGTCTGAGAAACTAATACAGCCTTCGTCCGGAGAATTAGTAGGATTCTCTGGCGAAAGAGTACCAGTCAAAGGTTACATATGGCTAAGGACGACGATGGGAAATAACCCATTATAA
- the LOC112777880 gene encoding uncharacterized protein has product MFRAVVSTYHLCVKFQAQDSKIAIIHSDRQQARQCYNASLKRSDISHKQSEVHSINGTEILSLAELDPRGDTQERPQPADELHKIQLTQVPGQVTYIGQALKGQQRLELIKSLQDYANLFAWTPADMPGINPDIICHKLATNKTSRPIAQKKRNLGVEKSKAALEETEKLLKANFIKEIRFTTWLSNVVMVRKNSGKWRMCVDFTDLNKACPKDAYPLPCIDKLVDNASGFNSLSFMDAYSGYN; this is encoded by the coding sequence ATGTTCAGGGCAGTCGTATCTACTTATCATCTGTGTGTTAAGTTTCAGGCTCAAGATAGCAAGATAGCGATAATACATTCTGACCGACAGCAAGCTCGGCAATGCTACAATGCTAGCTTAAAAAGATCGGACATAAGCCACAAACAAAGTGAGGTCCACTCAATAAATGGCACAGAAATCTTGTCCCTGGCCGAGCTCGATCCTCGAGGAGATACCCAGGAAAGACCTCAACCAGCAGATGAGCTACACAAAATCCAGCTAACCCAAGTCCCGGGGCAGGTAACTTACATCGGCCAAGCACTGAAAGGACAACAAAGATTGGAACTGATAAAATCACTACAAGACTACGCTAACTTGTTCGCCTGGACCCCGGCAGATATGCCTGGCATTAACCCAGACATCATCTGCCACAAGTTGGCCACAAACAAAACAAGCCGACCTATAGCCCAGAAGAAGCGAAACCTCGGCGTGGAGAAATCGAAAGCGGCCTTAGAAGAAACAGAGAAGCTCCTCAAAGCCAACTTCATCAAAGAAATCCGTTTCACCACATGGCTCTCAAACGTAGTAATGGTAAGAAAAAATTCAggtaagtggcgcatgtgcgtcgactttacagatttaaacaaagcatgtccTAAGGATGCTTACCCTCTGCCATGCATCGATAAACTTGTAGACAACGCCTCAGGTTTTAACAGcttgagcttcatggatgcatactctgggtACAACTAG